In Nocardia yunnanensis, one DNA window encodes the following:
- a CDS encoding helix-turn-helix transcriptional regulator, with amino-acid sequence MLETSARLLRLLSLLQTPRDWSGAELAAQLGVDVRTVRRDIEKLRALGYPVHASAGAAGYRLGAGAHLPPLLLDDEEAIAVAMGLRTAAGGTIAGIEESSLRALAKLEQVLPSRLRHRMTALQEATVAVPAGGPRVDPDTLTAIAAAIRDHHRLRFDYRTHEGETSRRVTEPHRLVHTGRRWYLTGWDVAREDWRTYRVDRLTPRTPTGPRFTPRADAPDAADFVSHGVTSAPYRYRARLRLRASAERAAEVIAPTVGVLEAVDDQSCLLHTGANSLDSLASYMAFFGFDFQVLEPPELRVRLRELAAMFQHAAG; translated from the coding sequence ATGTTGGAGACCTCCGCGCGGCTGCTGCGCCTGCTGTCGCTGTTGCAGACTCCGCGGGACTGGAGTGGCGCCGAACTCGCCGCCCAGCTCGGGGTCGATGTGCGCACCGTGCGCCGGGATATCGAAAAGCTGCGCGCGCTGGGCTATCCCGTGCACGCCAGCGCGGGCGCGGCCGGTTACCGGCTGGGCGCGGGCGCGCACCTGCCGCCACTGCTGCTCGACGACGAGGAGGCGATCGCGGTGGCCATGGGGTTGCGCACCGCGGCCGGCGGCACCATCGCGGGCATCGAGGAGAGTTCGCTGCGGGCGCTGGCGAAACTCGAGCAGGTGCTGCCCTCGCGGCTGCGGCATCGGATGACCGCGTTGCAGGAGGCGACGGTGGCGGTGCCGGCGGGCGGGCCGCGGGTGGATCCCGACACGTTGACGGCCATCGCGGCGGCGATTCGCGATCACCACCGGCTGCGGTTCGACTACCGCACCCACGAGGGGGAGACCTCGCGCCGCGTCACCGAACCGCATCGGCTCGTGCACACCGGGCGGCGCTGGTATCTGACCGGATGGGATGTGGCGCGCGAGGATTGGCGCACCTACCGGGTCGATCGGCTGACTCCGCGCACCCCGACCGGGCCGCGTTTCACGCCCCGCGCCGACGCGCCGGACGCCGCGGACTTCGTCTCGCACGGGGTGACCAGCGCGCCCTACCGGTATCGCGCCCGCCTGCGGCTGCGGGCATCGGCGGAGCGGGCGGCGGAGGTGATCGCGCCCACGGTCGGGGTGCTCGAGGCGGTCGACGATCAGAGCTGCCTCCTGCACACCGGCGCGAACTCGCTGGATTCCCTCGCCTCCTACATGGCCTTCTTCGGGTTCGACTTCCAGGTCCTCGAGCCGCCGGAGCTCCGGGTGCGGCTGCGGGAGCTGGCCGCCATGTTCCAGCACGCGGCGGGCTGA
- a CDS encoding RelA/SpoT family protein: protein MTQNLEKANSGQPTENASATPSANGQSAAARNTTAVPTSASRRVRARLARRMTGQRGIAAVKPVLEPLATVHRELYPKANLALLQRAFDVADEKHAHQFRKSGDPYITHPLAVANILAELGMDTTTLVAALLHDTVEDTGYSLDELTAEFGTEVAHLVDGVTKLDKVNLGAAAEAETIRKMIIAMARDPRVLVIKVADRLHNMRTMRFLPPEKQAKKARETLEVIAPLAHRLGMATVKWELEDLAFAILHPKKYDEIVRLVADRAPSRDTYLAKVRAEIVNTLAASRINAVVEGRPKHYWSIYQKMIVKGKDFDDIHDLVGIRILCDEVRDCYAAVGVVHSLWQPMAGRFKDYIAQPRYGVYQSLHTTVVGPDGKPLEVQIRTHDMHRTAEFGIAAHWRYKETKGKHSGDNNEVDDMAWMRQLLDWQREAADPAEFLESLRFDLKSPEIFVFTPKGDVITLPQKSTPVDFAYAVHTEVGHRCIGARVNGRLVALERQLENGEVVEIFTSKAQNAGPSRDWQNFVVSPRAKAKIRQWFAKERREEALEAGKDAISKEVRRSGLPLQRLMSVDAMSALAHELHYTDISALYAAVGENQVSAHHVVQRLMAQLGGVSDVENELAERSTPSTVPARQRTTGDAGVEIPGAPGTVSKLAKCCTPVPGDEIMGFVTRGGAVSVHRTDCTNADSLRAEPERIIEVKWAPSPSSVFLVAIQIEALDRTRLLSDVTKVLADEKVNILSAAVTTSGDRVAISKFTFEMGDPKHLGHLLNVVRNVEGVYDVYRVTSAA, encoded by the coding sequence ATGACACAGAATTTGGAGAAGGCGAACTCGGGGCAACCCACCGAGAACGCTTCGGCCACCCCATCGGCCAACGGTCAGTCCGCCGCCGCCCGCAACACCACCGCCGTCCCCACCTCCGCATCCCGCCGCGTCCGCGCCCGCCTGGCCCGCCGTATGACCGGGCAGCGCGGCATCGCGGCGGTCAAGCCGGTGCTCGAGCCGCTCGCGACCGTGCACCGCGAGCTGTACCCGAAGGCGAATCTCGCTCTGCTGCAACGGGCTTTCGACGTCGCCGACGAGAAGCACGCCCACCAGTTCCGCAAGTCCGGCGACCCGTACATCACCCATCCGCTGGCCGTGGCCAATATCCTCGCCGAACTCGGCATGGACACCACCACACTCGTGGCCGCGCTGCTGCACGACACCGTCGAGGACACCGGCTATTCGCTCGACGAGCTGACCGCCGAATTCGGCACCGAGGTCGCCCACCTGGTCGACGGCGTCACCAAGCTCGACAAGGTCAACCTGGGCGCGGCCGCCGAGGCCGAGACCATCCGCAAGATGATCATCGCCATGGCCCGCGACCCGCGCGTGCTGGTGATCAAGGTCGCCGACCGGCTGCACAACATGCGGACCATGCGGTTCCTGCCGCCGGAGAAGCAGGCCAAGAAGGCCCGCGAAACCCTCGAGGTGATCGCGCCGCTGGCCCACCGGCTGGGTATGGCGACGGTCAAATGGGAGCTCGAGGACCTCGCGTTCGCGATCCTGCACCCCAAGAAGTACGACGAGATCGTGCGACTGGTCGCCGACCGCGCGCCCTCGCGGGACACGTATCTGGCGAAGGTCCGCGCCGAGATCGTGAACACCTTGGCCGCGAGCCGGATCAACGCGGTCGTCGAAGGCCGGCCCAAGCACTACTGGTCGATCTATCAGAAGATGATCGTCAAGGGTAAGGACTTCGACGACATCCACGACCTGGTCGGCATTCGCATCCTCTGCGACGAGGTGCGCGACTGCTATGCCGCGGTCGGTGTCGTGCACTCGCTGTGGCAGCCCATGGCCGGACGGTTCAAGGACTACATCGCCCAGCCGCGCTACGGCGTCTACCAGTCGCTGCACACCACGGTCGTCGGCCCGGACGGCAAGCCGCTGGAAGTGCAGATCCGCACGCACGATATGCACCGGACCGCCGAGTTCGGCATCGCCGCGCACTGGCGGTACAAGGAGACCAAGGGCAAGCACTCGGGCGACAACAACGAAGTCGACGACATGGCGTGGATGCGCCAGCTGCTCGACTGGCAGCGGGAGGCCGCCGACCCGGCGGAATTCCTGGAGTCGCTGCGCTTCGATTTGAAGTCGCCGGAGATCTTCGTGTTCACCCCCAAGGGTGACGTGATCACGTTGCCGCAGAAGTCGACTCCGGTCGACTTCGCGTACGCGGTGCACACCGAGGTCGGGCATCGCTGCATCGGCGCGCGCGTCAACGGGCGGCTCGTCGCGCTGGAACGGCAGCTCGAGAACGGTGAGGTCGTCGAGATCTTCACCTCCAAGGCGCAGAACGCCGGACCCTCGCGGGACTGGCAGAACTTCGTGGTGTCCCCGCGCGCCAAGGCCAAGATCCGGCAGTGGTTCGCCAAGGAACGCCGCGAAGAGGCACTGGAAGCCGGTAAGGACGCGATCAGCAAGGAGGTCCGGCGCTCGGGCCTGCCGCTGCAGCGGCTGATGAGCGTCGACGCCATGAGCGCGCTGGCGCACGAGCTGCACTACACCGACATCTCCGCGCTGTACGCGGCCGTCGGCGAGAACCAGGTGTCGGCGCATCACGTGGTGCAGCGGCTCATGGCGCAGCTCGGCGGGGTCAGCGACGTCGAGAACGAATTGGCCGAGCGCTCGACGCCTTCCACGGTGCCGGCGCGGCAGCGCACCACCGGGGACGCCGGCGTGGAGATCCCGGGCGCGCCCGGCACGGTGTCCAAGCTGGCCAAGTGCTGCACCCCGGTGCCCGGCGACGAGATCATGGGCTTCGTGACCCGCGGCGGCGCGGTCAGCGTGCACCGCACCGACTGCACCAACGCCGATTCGCTGCGCGCGGAACCCGAACGCATCATCGAGGTCAAATGGGCGCCGTCGCCGTCGTCGGTGTTCCTGGTCGCGATTCAGATCGAGGCCCTGGACCGGACGCGACTGCTCTCGGACGTCACCAAGGTGCTCGCCGACGAGAAGGTCAATATCCTCTCGGCGGCGGTCACCACCTCCGGGGATCGAGTCGCCATCTCCAAGTTCACCTTCGAGATGGGCGACCCCAAACACCTCGGGCATCTGCTCAATGTGGTGCGCAATGTGGAAGGCGTCTACGACGTCTACCGCGTGACCTCGGCGGCCTAG
- a CDS encoding alpha/beta fold hydrolase has product MPEFDYHGVSVAYDRAGSGDPIVFLHNIGGDRHIWVNQARALATTTSVYTLDLFGYGDSDSPATGYTVDNYVRMVAEFIDAHQLTGVTMVGNCFGSALSLLYAQRHPQKVRALVLCSPLTAATLRPTPTGWTARAAATLPLHAVAGAIRLPAAAAELVVREQLGPRGRGMSASTFAALRRRWSEPRRLLPPAAIARDLPTLAVLDEFRPTPGFPPITTIWGAKNHILSAAAGARLNATLRPARSLELPTCGHLVMLEEPETVTAAIRSATRTALAG; this is encoded by the coding sequence ATGCCTGAGTTCGACTATCACGGGGTATCCGTCGCCTACGACCGGGCCGGGTCGGGCGATCCGATCGTGTTCCTGCACAATATCGGCGGCGACCGCCACATCTGGGTGAACCAGGCCCGCGCGCTGGCGACGACCACCAGCGTCTACACGCTGGACCTGTTCGGTTACGGCGACTCCGATTCTCCCGCCACCGGATACACCGTGGACAACTACGTGCGCATGGTCGCGGAGTTCATCGACGCCCACCAGCTGACCGGGGTGACCATGGTGGGCAACTGTTTCGGCAGCGCCCTCTCGCTGCTGTACGCGCAGCGCCACCCGCAGAAGGTGCGCGCCCTGGTGCTGTGCAGCCCGTTGACCGCCGCCACCCTGCGTCCCACACCGACCGGTTGGACCGCGCGGGCGGCGGCGACCCTTCCGCTGCACGCCGTCGCGGGCGCGATTCGGCTGCCTGCGGCCGCCGCCGAACTCGTTGTCCGCGAACAACTCGGCCCGCGCGGGCGCGGGATGAGCGCGTCCACCTTCGCGGCCCTGCGCCGCCGCTGGAGCGAACCGCGCCGGCTGCTCCCGCCCGCCGCCATCGCCCGCGACCTGCCCACGCTGGCCGTCCTCGACGAATTCCGCCCCACCCCGGGGTTTCCGCCCATAACCACCATCTGGGGTGCCAAGAACCACATCCTGTCCGCCGCCGCCGGGGCGCGCCTCAACGCGACCCTGCGCCCGGCGCGATCGCTCGAACTGCCCACCTGCGGGCACCTGGTCATGCTCGAGGAGCCCGAAACCGTCACCGCCGCAATCCGTTCCGCCACTCGCACGGCGCTGGCGGGCTGA
- a CDS encoding alpha/beta fold hydrolase, which translates to MRGELLNDGLSMVSAGRGPDLVVLPGLGEGADLSVRVPRGVAWATQALAAGLKRQVHQINRPMNPPAGMTIPDLAAWHATALTAKFGAPVDIMGVSAGGTVALQLALDHPQVVRRLVLCITAARLGDDGRRELTRMVESEPPEPSAARNGGAPLARGPVRLLLAGGFRLVRGRPRQPGEAATAAAVQDWDVRERLGEITAPTLVAGGMRDRIVAPELVRATASGIAGARLLLMPGRGHTTALYDPRLKAAIAAFLAQPV; encoded by the coding sequence GTGCGGGGTGAACTGCTCAACGACGGGCTGTCGATGGTGAGTGCCGGGCGAGGGCCGGACCTGGTCGTGCTGCCCGGGCTGGGGGAGGGCGCCGATCTGTCGGTGCGGGTGCCGCGCGGGGTCGCCTGGGCCACCCAGGCGCTGGCGGCGGGGCTGAAACGGCAAGTGCACCAGATCAATCGGCCGATGAACCCGCCGGCCGGCATGACGATCCCGGACCTGGCCGCATGGCATGCCACCGCCTTGACCGCGAAATTCGGTGCGCCGGTGGACATCATGGGCGTCTCGGCGGGCGGGACCGTGGCATTGCAACTGGCACTGGATCATCCGCAGGTGGTGCGGCGGCTGGTGCTGTGCATCACCGCCGCCCGGCTCGGCGACGACGGGCGGCGGGAGCTGACCCGGATGGTCGAGTCGGAGCCGCCGGAACCGTCGGCCGCCCGCAACGGCGGGGCGCCGCTCGCGCGCGGACCGGTCCGGCTGCTGCTGGCCGGCGGCTTCAGGCTGGTCCGGGGCCGGCCCCGGCAACCGGGGGAGGCCGCGACGGCGGCGGCCGTGCAGGACTGGGACGTGCGCGAGCGGCTCGGTGAGATCACCGCGCCGACGCTGGTGGCCGGGGGCATGCGGGATCGGATCGTGGCGCCGGAGCTGGTGCGCGCCACCGCATCCGGGATCGCCGGCGCCCGGCTGCTGCTGATGCCGGGGCGCGGGCATACGACCGCGCTCTACGATCCCCGGCTGAAGGCCGCCATCGCGGCGTTTCTGGCCCAGCCGGTGTGA
- a CDS encoding dimethylarginine dimethylaminohydrolase family protein: MPADARSVRVDSEFAPLRTVVVSRNEFRGPADPALIGPEMPTEPGAADILNAVWGKDFGAVYPDRQQRWEAERDELAAVLRRHGVEVLRPRTFTAAEKEAAGPAGYANFFVRDPWFTVGDHVIEGVLQFPHRRLEVLPSRDLLLDRVMPSDAHYVSLPQPGVGLPGPGPFLEGGDVLVLGKDVFVGLSGMATNALGIAWLTKYLRPHGFTVVPVRLPRHVLHLDCALGLVREGLLIACPERLPDGLPLRLRDWERIEVGEDEAAAMATNGLPIDAETYVTDPEFERVGKQLEARGVTVEYVDFAVSRLFGGAFRCSTQPLLRAD; encoded by the coding sequence ATGCCTGCTGATGCGCGGAGTGTTCGGGTCGACAGCGAGTTCGCACCGCTGCGGACCGTGGTGGTGTCCCGCAACGAGTTCCGGGGTCCGGCCGATCCGGCCCTGATCGGCCCGGAGATGCCGACCGAACCCGGGGCAGCCGACATCCTGAATGCGGTGTGGGGCAAGGACTTCGGTGCGGTCTATCCCGACAGGCAGCAGCGCTGGGAGGCCGAGCGCGACGAGCTCGCGGCCGTGCTGCGCCGCCACGGCGTGGAAGTGCTGCGGCCCCGGACGTTCACCGCGGCCGAGAAGGAGGCCGCCGGTCCGGCCGGATACGCCAATTTCTTCGTCCGCGACCCCTGGTTCACGGTGGGCGACCACGTGATCGAGGGCGTACTGCAATTCCCGCATCGCCGCCTGGAGGTGCTGCCCAGCCGCGATCTGCTGCTCGACCGCGTGATGCCCAGCGACGCGCACTACGTCTCGCTGCCGCAGCCCGGGGTGGGTCTGCCCGGCCCCGGCCCCTTCCTCGAGGGCGGTGACGTGCTGGTGCTGGGCAAGGATGTCTTCGTCGGCCTGTCCGGCATGGCCACCAATGCGCTCGGTATCGCCTGGCTCACGAAATACCTTCGCCCGCACGGCTTCACGGTCGTCCCCGTCCGGCTGCCGCGCCACGTACTGCACCTGGACTGCGCGCTGGGCCTGGTCCGCGAGGGCCTGCTCATCGCCTGCCCCGAGCGCCTGCCCGACGGTCTGCCGCTGCGGCTGCGCGACTGGGAGCGCATCGAGGTCGGCGAGGACGAGGCCGCGGCCATGGCCACCAACGGCCTGCCCATCGACGCCGAAACCTATGTCACCGACCCGGAATTCGAGCGGGTGGGCAAGCAGCTGGAGGCCCGCGGCGTCACCGTCGAATACGTCGACTTCGCGGTGTCGCGCCTGTTCGGCGGCGCGTTCCGCTGCTCGACCCAGCCGTTGCTGCGCGCCGACTAG
- a CDS encoding NAD-dependent epimerase/dehydratase family protein: MRALVTGASGFLGGALTRRLVRDGGYDVSILVRRSSDLRDLAPVLDRVDRVYGDLSAPDSLDRAAEGVDVVFHSAARVDERGTRARFWTENTAATARLLAAARSRGARRFVFVSSPSALMDRDGGDQIDIDESVPYPDRYLNHYCETKAAAERLVLRANTPEFTTCSLRPRAIWGAGDRSGPLIRLLQWPPRAPCRTCPAVARSTPRSATSTISSKPPS; the protein is encoded by the coding sequence ATGCGCGCCCTCGTCACCGGCGCGTCCGGTTTTCTCGGCGGCGCCCTGACTCGCCGCCTGGTCCGCGACGGCGGCTACGACGTGTCGATCCTGGTGCGCCGCAGCAGCGATCTGCGCGATCTCGCCCCGGTCCTCGACCGCGTCGACCGCGTCTACGGCGACCTGAGCGCTCCGGATTCCCTCGATCGCGCGGCCGAGGGCGTGGACGTCGTCTTCCACAGTGCCGCCCGCGTCGACGAGCGCGGCACCCGCGCCCGCTTCTGGACCGAGAACACCGCCGCCACCGCGCGGCTGCTGGCCGCCGCCCGCTCCCGGGGCGCCCGGCGATTCGTGTTCGTCTCGAGTCCGAGCGCCCTGATGGATCGTGACGGCGGCGACCAGATCGATATCGACGAGTCCGTCCCGTATCCGGACCGCTACCTCAACCACTACTGCGAGACCAAGGCCGCCGCCGAACGCCTGGTGCTGCGGGCGAATACACCGGAGTTCACCACCTGCTCGCTGCGGCCCCGCGCCATCTGGGGCGCGGGTGACCGGTCCGGGCCGCTGATCCGGCTACTCCAGTGGCCGCCGCGGGCACCCTGCCGGACCTGTCCCGCGGTCGCGAGGTCTACGCCTCGCTCTGCCACGTCGACAATATCGTCGAAGCCGCCCTCTTGA
- a CDS encoding epoxide hydrolase family protein: MSDDITPFRIDIPQQQLDDLRSRLDHARLPAPLPGDDWDTGVPVHWLRALFEHWRTGYDWRAAEAELNRYPQFHTEIEGQRIHFLHIRSAEPDAVPLLMTHGWPGSIADFFDVIGPLTDPRAHGGDPADAFHLVIPSLPGFGFSGPVSDTGWSRERIGRVWAELMDRLGYRRYGVQGGDIGGAVSPEVARHAPDRVLGVHVNGGPNLPPPAALEDTAELTELEQDRLRRMRAFLREEFGYIAIQSTRPQALAYGLTDSPVGQLAWIMDKFREWTHPRGVDPDKIIDRDRLLTTAMLYWLTGTAGSAAYVGYAQPGEWGAPRPNSGVPTGVIAFAHDVCIRRYCEDSNTIVRWVDVDRGGHFAALEEPVLLVTDIREFFRELR, from the coding sequence ATGAGCGACGACATCACGCCCTTCCGCATCGATATCCCCCAGCAGCAGCTCGACGACCTGCGTTCGCGCCTCGACCATGCCCGCCTGCCCGCCCCGCTGCCCGGCGACGACTGGGACACCGGCGTGCCCGTGCACTGGCTGCGCGCGCTGTTCGAGCACTGGCGCACCGGCTACGACTGGCGCGCGGCCGAGGCCGAACTCAACCGCTACCCGCAGTTCCACACCGAGATCGAGGGTCAGCGCATTCACTTCCTGCACATCCGCTCGGCCGAACCCGATGCCGTGCCACTGCTGATGACGCACGGCTGGCCGGGCTCGATCGCCGACTTCTTCGACGTCATCGGCCCGCTGACCGATCCCCGCGCGCACGGCGGCGACCCCGCCGACGCCTTCCACCTGGTCATCCCGTCGCTGCCCGGCTTCGGTTTCTCGGGGCCGGTCAGCGACACCGGGTGGAGCCGGGAACGCATCGGCCGCGTCTGGGCCGAACTGATGGACCGGCTCGGCTACCGGCGCTACGGCGTGCAGGGCGGCGATATCGGCGGGGCGGTGAGCCCCGAGGTGGCCCGCCACGCCCCGGATCGGGTGCTCGGCGTGCACGTCAACGGCGGCCCGAACCTGCCGCCGCCCGCGGCCCTCGAGGACACGGCCGAACTCACCGAACTCGAACAGGATCGCCTCCGGCGCATGCGGGCGTTCCTGCGAGAAGAGTTCGGCTACATCGCGATTCAGTCCACCCGCCCGCAGGCGCTGGCCTACGGGCTGACGGATTCGCCGGTGGGACAGCTGGCCTGGATCATGGACAAGTTCCGCGAGTGGACCCATCCGCGCGGCGTGGACCCGGACAAGATCATCGACCGGGATCGGCTGCTGACCACCGCGATGCTGTACTGGCTCACCGGGACCGCGGGCTCGGCGGCCTATGTCGGCTACGCCCAGCCCGGCGAATGGGGTGCGCCCCGCCCGAATTCGGGTGTGCCGACCGGCGTCATCGCCTTCGCGCACGACGTGTGCATCCGGCGCTATTGCGAGGACTCCAACACCATCGTGCGCTGGGTGGACGTGGACCGCGGCGGGCACTTCGCGGCCCTCGAGGAACCCGTGCTGCTGGTCACCGACATCCGGGAGTTCTTCCGCGAATTGCGTTGA
- a CDS encoding ABC-F family ATP-binding cassette domain-containing protein, whose amino-acid sequence MSMPVISISDLTFAWIDGTPVFDGLDAQLGPGHIGLVGANGAGKSTLFRLLTGELRPVRGSVTVPGRLGYLRQDLGLATGQRVDEVLGLAATRKALHRIESGAGTEADFELVGGSWDIEERAIALLGRLGLHYVAGDVAQLDRRLETLSGGETVLLGLVAELLREPDVLLLDEPTNNLDQVARARLYEVVGQFPGTVLTVSHDRDLLDRVDTIAELRNGEIRSFGGNFTEYERILAAEQEAARAAVREARSDMRKQSRELVEARIKLDRRQRYGQKMWDQKREPKITMGNRKREAQVSAGKLRNNHIGKVEEAKDHLSEMQERVRDDREIRVELPGTRLYPGQDVLELTEARLPCGPMVTLKVTGPERIALTGRNGVGKTTLLHRIAAQPPAVAWRMLPQRLDIFDESRSVFENVAAAAPHAVPERIRAQLARFLFRGADADVPAGALSGGERLRAALAMLLLAEPAPKLLLLDEPTNNLDLPSLAHLTEALAGFEGALVVVSHDPRFLADIGVTRRLELTADGLVESPGEQ is encoded by the coding sequence ATGTCTATGCCTGTAATTTCCATTTCCGATCTCACCTTCGCGTGGATCGACGGCACTCCGGTTTTCGACGGTCTCGATGCCCAGCTCGGACCCGGCCACATCGGCCTGGTCGGTGCCAATGGGGCAGGTAAATCCACGTTGTTCCGGCTGCTCACCGGTGAACTGCGCCCCGTGCGCGGCTCGGTGACCGTCCCGGGGCGGCTCGGCTACCTGCGTCAGGATCTCGGTCTCGCCACCGGACAGCGGGTGGACGAGGTGCTCGGACTCGCCGCGACTCGAAAAGCGTTGCACCGCATCGAATCCGGAGCCGGCACCGAAGCGGACTTCGAGCTCGTGGGCGGCTCCTGGGATATCGAGGAACGCGCGATCGCGCTGCTCGGGCGACTCGGATTGCATTACGTCGCAGGCGATGTGGCGCAATTGGATCGGCGGCTGGAGACCCTGTCCGGCGGTGAGACGGTGCTGCTGGGTCTGGTGGCGGAACTGCTGCGGGAACCCGACGTGCTGTTGCTGGACGAACCGACCAACAATCTCGATCAGGTCGCGCGAGCGCGGCTCTACGAGGTCGTCGGCCAGTTCCCCGGCACCGTGCTGACCGTCAGCCACGACCGCGATCTGCTCGACCGCGTCGATACCATCGCCGAGCTGCGCAACGGCGAAATCCGTTCCTTCGGCGGCAATTTCACCGAATACGAGCGGATCCTCGCGGCCGAGCAGGAGGCCGCGCGGGCCGCCGTCCGCGAGGCCCGCAGCGATATGCGAAAGCAGTCGCGGGAACTCGTGGAGGCGCGCATCAAGCTCGACCGCCGGCAGCGGTACGGGCAGAAGATGTGGGACCAGAAGCGCGAACCCAAGATCACCATGGGCAACCGCAAACGCGAGGCGCAGGTGTCGGCGGGCAAGCTGCGCAACAACCACATCGGCAAGGTCGAGGAGGCCAAGGATCATCTCAGCGAGATGCAGGAGCGGGTGCGCGACGACCGCGAGATCCGCGTCGAACTGCCCGGCACCCGGCTCTACCCCGGGCAGGACGTGCTCGAGCTGACCGAGGCGCGGCTGCCGTGCGGGCCGATGGTGACCCTGAAAGTCACCGGGCCCGAACGGATCGCGCTCACCGGGCGCAACGGTGTCGGCAAAACGACGCTGCTGCACCGGATCGCGGCGCAGCCGCCGGCGGTGGCGTGGCGGATGCTGCCGCAGCGGCTGGACATTTTCGACGAAAGCCGGTCGGTGTTCGAGAATGTCGCGGCGGCCGCACCGCACGCCGTGCCGGAGCGGATTCGAGCGCAGCTGGCGCGGTTCCTGTTCCGCGGCGCGGACGCGGACGTGCCGGCGGGCGCGCTGTCGGGCGGTGAGCGGTTGCGGGCGGCCTTGGCCATGCTGCTGCTGGCCGAACCCGCACCGAAACTGCTGCTGCTGGACGAGCCGACCAACAATCTGGATCTGCCGAGTCTGGCGCATCTCACCGAGGCTCTGGCCGGTTTCGAGGGTGCGTTGGTCGTGGTGAGCCACGACCCCCGATTCCTCGCCGATATCGGGGTGACGCGGCGGCTCGAGCTGACCGCCGACGGCCTGGTCGAGTCTCCCGGTGAACAGTGA
- a CDS encoding pyrimidine/purine nucleoside phosphorylase translates to MKFENVTVTKRANVYFDGKCVSHTIELADGTSKSVGVILPATLTFTTGKPEIMELLEGSCNVTLAGESEAVAYKGGESFSVPGDSSFVIEVIEPVHYVCHFG, encoded by the coding sequence ATGAAGTTCGAGAATGTCACCGTCACCAAGCGCGCCAATGTCTACTTCGACGGCAAGTGCGTCAGCCACACCATCGAGCTGGCCGATGGCACCAGCAAATCCGTCGGTGTCATCCTCCCCGCCACCCTCACCTTCACCACCGGCAAGCCCGAGATCATGGAGCTGCTCGAGGGCTCGTGCAACGTCACCCTGGCCGGCGAGTCCGAGGCCGTCGCGTACAAGGGCGGCGAGAGCTTCTCGGTGCCGGGCGACTCCAGCTTCGTGATCGAGGTCATCGAACCCGTCCACTACGTGTGCCATTTCGGCTAA
- a CDS encoding LLM class flavin-dependent oxidoreductase has protein sequence MTELGAVFRPQNPPERLRDVVRAADESGLEQLWLWEDCFLEGGISTAAAALAWSERVRVGVGVLPVPLRNVAITAMELAALERMFPGRGIWGVGHGVQEWMGQVGARVASPVTLLREYLDALRGLLAGQRITVKGRYVQLDDVALDWPPPAAPPILAAATGPKTLRLVGESADGMILTSSTPAHGIRAAAEIVRSARPESVAAQPYPIVVYLLAATGPDAADRVAAELADKEPDVAAELGVAGDAHTVAAAVTRWAEAGATSVILQPTADEPDPVGFVRFAAEQVRPLVR, from the coding sequence ATGACTGAGCTGGGTGCGGTGTTCCGGCCGCAGAATCCACCGGAGCGGCTGCGGGACGTGGTGCGAGCGGCCGACGAATCGGGACTCGAGCAGCTGTGGCTGTGGGAGGACTGCTTTCTCGAGGGCGGAATCTCCACCGCGGCCGCGGCCCTGGCCTGGAGTGAGCGGGTGCGCGTCGGCGTCGGGGTGCTGCCGGTGCCGTTGCGGAACGTGGCCATCACGGCGATGGAACTCGCGGCGCTGGAACGAATGTTCCCCGGCCGGGGGATCTGGGGTGTCGGGCACGGGGTGCAGGAGTGGATGGGACAGGTCGGGGCTCGGGTCGCCTCGCCGGTGACCCTGCTGCGCGAATATCTCGACGCCCTGCGCGGACTGCTGGCCGGACAGCGAATCACGGTGAAGGGCCGCTATGTTCAGCTCGACGACGTCGCGCTGGACTGGCCGCCGCCCGCCGCGCCGCCGATCCTGGCGGCCGCGACGGGGCCGAAAACCCTGCGCCTGGTGGGGGAGTCGGCCGACGGGATGATTCTCACCAGTTCGACACCCGCGCACGGGATTCGCGCCGCCGCCGAGATCGTGCGGTCGGCGCGCCCGGAAAGCGTTGCCGCCCAGCCCTATCCGATCGTCGTGTACCTGCTCGCCGCCACCGGGCCGGATGCCGCCGACCGGGTGGCCGCCGAACTCGCGGACAAGGAGCCGGACGTCGCGGCCGAGCTGGGTGTCGCCGGCGACGCGCACACCGTGGCGGCCGCGGTGACCCGCTGGGCGGAGGCCGGCGCGACCAGCGTGATCCTGCAGCCCACCGCCGACGAGCCGGACCCGGTCGGCTTCGTACGCTTCGCCGCCGAGCAGGTCCGGCCGCTGGTGCGGTGA